From a single Larimichthys crocea isolate SSNF chromosome XIII, L_crocea_2.0, whole genome shotgun sequence genomic region:
- the LOC109141091 gene encoding E3 ubiquitin-protein ligase NHLRC1, with protein sequence MAKTPGSPSRGSLSPERILREIQINLLECKVCFEKFSTQQREHRPQTLSCGHVLCRECITALSHPLLRKLECPFCRQLCSIDSTSHCLVLTDLQELLLSYAPPHRPKGGLGLATSLTSAALHLCAAFGGWGTLINPTGIAVLGSSGTMVVVHDAEKPVVVFSSQGKKLQSFGQKGRASEEICYPVDVAVTPCGYVVVTDAGDKAVKVFTSRGKHVSTVKNSFKMPWGVDTNSCGHILVSDVQAGTLSQVKVDYAHGLLQEHQTAISDLQHPKAVACCQVTGNIAVMEYLPHDTHPQGGQQHTRLRVFSKDFHLLYQTDSFSLTLQSMVKLNMSGVTFGRDGDVIVIDSNQGMIWSLGKLQNGPALTPLVGDHLVRPTGLVSLNNMLVVLDSGDHTVKIYSAKADAGPII encoded by the coding sequence ATGGCAAAGACTCCTGGTTCCCCAAGTCGTGGCAGCCTGAGTCCTGAGAGGATTCTGAGAGAGATCCAGATCAACTTACTGGAGTGTAAAGTCTGCTTCGAGAAGTTCAGCACTCAGCAGAGGGAGCACAGACCACAGACTCTTTCCTGTGGCCATGTACTTTGCAGAGAATGCATCACGGCTCTGTCACACCCTCTCCTGAGGAAGCTGGAGTGCCCGTTCTGTCGACAGCTGTGCAGCATTGACAGCACCTCCCACTGCCTGGTTCTTACTGACCTGCAGGAGCTGTTGTTGTCCTATGCTCCTCCTCACAGGCCAAAAGGAGGCCTTGGCTTAGCCACAAGTCTGACATCCGCAGCTCTGCACCTCTGTGCAGCTTTTGGTGGGTGGGGGACTCTTATCAACCCAACTGGGATAGCTGTTTTAGGCTCTTCAGGGACGATGGTAGTGGTGCATGATGCAGAGAAGCCAGTGGTGGTGTTCAGCTCACAGGGCAAGAAGCTGCAGAGTTTTGGGCAAAAAGGACGAGCCAGTGAGGAGATCTGTTACCCGGTGGATGTGGCAGTGACTCCCTGTGGTTATGTGGTGGTGACTGATGCAGGCGATAAAGCTGTGAAGGTTTTCACGTCCAGGGGGAAGCATGTATCGACGGTCAAAAATTCTTTCAAGATGCCCTGGGGTGTagacacaaacagctgtggGCACATCCTGGTATCGGACGTCCAGGCTGGCACACTGTCCCAGGTAAAAGTGGACTATGCTCATGGTCTCCTTCAGGAGCATCAAACAGCCATTTCAGACCTCCAGCATCCAAAAGCAGTGGCGTGCTGTCAGGTAACTGGGAACATAGCAGTGATGGAGTATTTACCTCATGACACACATCCACAAGGGGGGCAACAACACACAAGGCTGAGAGTGTTTTCAAAAGACTTCCACCTCCTTTATCAGACCGACAGTTTCAGCCTGACCCTGCAGTCCATGGTGAAGCTAAACATGTCAGGCGTGACCTTTGGCAGAGATGGAGATGTGATTGTGATTGACTCCAATCAGGGGATGATTTGGAGTTTGGGGAAGCTTCAGAATGGCCCAGCCCTCACTCCTCTGGTGGGAGACCACCTTGTCCGACCGACTGGACTGGTGTCACTGAACAACATGCTGGTCGTTTTGGACAGCGGAGACCACACAGTGAAGATTTATTCTGCTAAAGCTGATGCAGGGCCCATCATATAG